The following is a genomic window from Aphis gossypii isolate Hap1 chromosome X, ASM2018417v2, whole genome shotgun sequence.
tttttttttttttagatatatttgttAACCGGTGTACGTTGTTTGGTGACGGCAGACCCTATTATCTGCTTTTACattctttacatttaaataaacacatttaataaaatatctacctGGTTCTGTTAACGGATGTGCGTGTATGGCGCCGGCAGAtcctaatatgtaataataagtcTGCTTTTAAGTTTGGTGGGAAGATACGATTATTGAAGGGATTTGAAGATTTTGGTCACGATAATATCAGGTGGATCTTCGAATACATCGGAAATCTCTGCAAAATCTTTTTCCTTCACCCATACCTGTAGTGGACGGTCACAAGTAGcacatgttttaaaattttttaataatgatagtaaatCATCAATGTTGTCGGCATACTTAGCACTCGTTTTTGTACGACAGCGTAGTATTGAGTCATttctatcatattttataatgcaatcattattaatagcacaaaaatatttttgcgtAACAGAAATACAGGTTTTACTAATCGTGGCAATGTCAAGgactttaaaataagataaaatcatattattttctctatTTTCTTCCGCGTAAATATCACCGAATTCTAGAATATAATTCATCTCCTCGTAAGTGTAACAGAAGTAATTACTTCTAATTAAATCAAACTCGCTAAATGTTTTTAGTAAACCTATTGAGATAAATAGaggtttgaatttaatttttcgagATATTATACCCCCCACATTTAATCTATTGTTATTGCATCTTGTTTTGACCGTCCAATCTACTTTGAAATGGCTTTTCATTTCCGATGAATATTTTTGCAAAGACGTCATTATATCCGCTTTGAAGAAAATACGATCGGTGTATACAATTGCATCTTCCCACCTACAACTTACAAACtgcaaattatttacaaattcagggtcatcaaaaacaatatatgaaataatccGCTGTGTTTCGTCCTCGCCTTCATCCGAACTATCATCATCATCTGAATTATATTCAGCTTCATCCGAATCAGATTCAGCTCCTTCATCAAAACGTGATCtcacacttaaaaataaaagattgaattgaaaaaacaacatttaacaCGTTGATGGACAGTTGCTAAATATTACTGCTATAGCAGTAATATGAACAGTTGATGTCGGGGgtcattattcaatattactgCTATAGCAGTGATATTTTCAATGGTATCTTATGAAAGAGGAAGTTGTTCTGACCCCGGACGTCTCAACGGGCCATTGGGCACTCTATTTTTAGCCTGTTTATATACGTCTTTGTAATCTACACAggtattttccatttttattctcttatcgatcaattataatttatttatccataactgttatgtttttcttattttataaacaacataGAACATATTCTAtacgttatatttataatattagtacgtACGCGATCGCCATtgaagtatgatattatagtgcGTTAAGTGATGAGTGTTTACAagtttacattaaaatgaattcacgtgaaaaaataaatgtaaatcagTTATTAGATGAAGATTACGATTCTTATGAttctaatatttcaattattgacGATTCTGATGCTGATCCTAATTTTTATCCACCCGGTGTCGCTG
Proteins encoded in this region:
- the LOC114130095 gene encoding uncharacterized protein LOC114130095, producing the protein MINKFLRPIVGRYRPGEEPILDMQDLINIYGEEFVRSRFDEGAESDSDEAEYNSDDDDSSDEGEDETQRIISYIVFDDPEFVNNLQFVSCRWEDAIVYTDRIFFKADIMTSLQKYSSEMKSHFKVDWTVKTRCNNNRLNVGGIISRKIKFKPLFISIGLLKTFSEFDLIRSNYFCYTYEEMNYILEFGDIYAEENRENNMILSYFKVLDIATISKTCISVTQKYFCAINNDCIIKYDRNDSILRCRTKTSAKYADNIDDLLSLLKNFKTCATCDRPLQVWVKEKDFAEISDVFEDPPDIIVTKIFKSLQ